A genome region from Cardiocondyla obscurior isolate alpha-2009 linkage group LG14, Cobs3.1, whole genome shotgun sequence includes the following:
- the Nude gene encoding nuclear distribution protein nudE-like 1-A isoform X2, which translates to MMDIETPEFLSKDDEIQYWMDLANQLLQRKDDVERELEEFQENSQMLEKELETSLEQAEKTNRELRQRNTRLATEVEQLRTRLDQQSTDCAMFQGKAQDLQQQHEHLLKYIRELEQKNDDLERAHRINRVTEEEIEAKFNLAIEKNALLESELDEKESLKVIVQRLMDEVRDLKQEIQVHERHHADNNKTSEKVRSIVDSNKLQAELESNSPASQIVTQTIAQNNTTTSPIKIGHGMVGNNVIGNNNNNMSQPLPPCTRILAMNMIGDLMRKVGALENKLNTCRNAFREDQVRDHYRTRRQVRSPATGITFECKRI; encoded by the exons ATGATGGACATAGAGACACCAGAATTCCTGTCAAAGGATGACGAGATCCAATATTGGATGGATCTCGCGAACCAACTGCTTCAAAG GAAAGATGATGTTGAGCGGGAATTGGAAGAGTTTCAAGAGAATTCACAGATGCTAGAGAAAGAGTTGGAGACTTCCTTGGAGCAGGCTGAAAAGACAAATAGAGAATTGAGACAGAGAAACACAAGACTAGCCACAGAAGTTGAACAGTTGAGAACGCGACTAGATCAACAGTCTACGGATTGCGCCATGTTTCAGGGAAAGGCACAAGATTTACAGCAACAGCACGAACATCTGTTAAAATATATCAGGGAACTTGAGCAAAAAAATGATGACCTGGAAAGAGCACATag GATAAATAGGGTTACAGAAGAGGAAATAGAAGCTAAGTTTAATTTAGCTATAGAAAAGAATGCCTTACTCGAGTCAGAACtcgatgaaaaagaaagccTGAAGGTTATAGTGCAAAGACTAATGGACGAAGTTAgag aCTTGAAACAGGAGATACAAGTACACGAGAGGCATCATgcagataataataaaacctCTGAAAAAGTTCGTAGCATCGTCGATAGTAACAAACTACAGGCCGAATTGGAATCGAATTCACCCGCTAGCCAAATAGTCACGCAAACTATAGCACAGAATAACACAACGACTTCGCCGATAAAAA TTGGACATGGAATGGTAGGAAACAATGTTATTGGaaacaacaataataatatgagCCAACCATTACCACCCTGCACTAGAATACTGGCAATGAATATGATTGGCGATCTTATGCGAAAAGTTGGG GCGTTGGAGAATAAGCTGAACACGTGCAGAAACGCGTTTAGAGAAGATCAAGTCCGCGATCATTACAG AACTAGACGACAAGTCCGAAGCCCAGCCACAGGAATCACATTCGAGTGTAAGCGAATATAA
- the Nude gene encoding nuclear distribution protein nudE-like 1-A isoform X1: MMDIETPEFLSKDDEIQYWMDLANQLLQRKDDVERELEEFQENSQMLEKELETSLEQAEKTNRELRQRNTRLATEVEQLRTRLDQQSTDCAMFQGKAQDLQQQHEHLLKYIRELEQKNDDLERAHRINRVTEEEIEAKFNLAIEKNALLESELDEKESLKVIVQRLMDEVRDLKQEIQVHERHHADNNKTSEKVRSIVDSNKLQAELESNSPASQIVTQTIAQNNTTTSPIKIGHGMVGNNVIGNNNNNMSQPLPPCTRILAMNMIGDLMRKVGLDRWVCMGCRRIKCTCPSGQKSSTTSSTGPSTAQTHASTQCIRQQPRPTACRSSS, encoded by the exons ATGATGGACATAGAGACACCAGAATTCCTGTCAAAGGATGACGAGATCCAATATTGGATGGATCTCGCGAACCAACTGCTTCAAAG GAAAGATGATGTTGAGCGGGAATTGGAAGAGTTTCAAGAGAATTCACAGATGCTAGAGAAAGAGTTGGAGACTTCCTTGGAGCAGGCTGAAAAGACAAATAGAGAATTGAGACAGAGAAACACAAGACTAGCCACAGAAGTTGAACAGTTGAGAACGCGACTAGATCAACAGTCTACGGATTGCGCCATGTTTCAGGGAAAGGCACAAGATTTACAGCAACAGCACGAACATCTGTTAAAATATATCAGGGAACTTGAGCAAAAAAATGATGACCTGGAAAGAGCACATag GATAAATAGGGTTACAGAAGAGGAAATAGAAGCTAAGTTTAATTTAGCTATAGAAAAGAATGCCTTACTCGAGTCAGAACtcgatgaaaaagaaagccTGAAGGTTATAGTGCAAAGACTAATGGACGAAGTTAgag aCTTGAAACAGGAGATACAAGTACACGAGAGGCATCATgcagataataataaaacctCTGAAAAAGTTCGTAGCATCGTCGATAGTAACAAACTACAGGCCGAATTGGAATCGAATTCACCCGCTAGCCAAATAGTCACGCAAACTATAGCACAGAATAACACAACGACTTCGCCGATAAAAA TTGGACATGGAATGGTAGGAAACAATGTTATTGGaaacaacaataataatatgagCCAACCATTACCACCCTGCACTAGAATACTGGCAATGAATATGATTGGCGATCTTATGCGAAAAGTTGGG CTTGACAGGTGGGTTTGTATGGGCTGTCGGAGAATAAAGTGCACTTGTCCGAGTGGACAAAAATCGAGTACCACCTCGTCTACCGGCCCATCGACGGCCCAGACTCACGCGTCTACTCAGTGTATAAGGCAACAACCTAGACCGACCGCGTGCAGATCTTCCTCGTGA
- the LOC139108098 gene encoding sodium-independent sulfate anion transporter produces MATEADRWKNKNCTDRLRKLASRRVPILAWLPKYNSEKFLSDVIAGITVGLTVMPQGLAYATLAGLEPQYGLYSAFMGAIVYVIFGSCKDITIGPTALMALMTHDYVQGRNADFAILLAFLSGCLQLLMACLRLGVLIDFISIPVTVGFTSATSVIIVASQLKGLLGLKISSQGFVDTLIKVFQNIGDTSLWDTGMSLSCIAILLLFRKMKDVKLHAIGKKSTNYQRIIKKSIWLISTARNAIVVVICSVIAYKYDSSESESPFILTGPVRSGLPPFGLPPFSTQINNQTFTFTQMCSELGTSIILVPIIAVLGNVAIAKAFMNEGKVDASQELLTLGICNVLGSCASSMPVTGSFSRSAVNHASGVKTPMGGLYTGILILLALSLLTPYFYYIPKASLSAVIICAVIYMIEYEVVKLMWKSSKKDLVPMFVTFLFCLLIGVEYGILSGVGINLMFLLYPSARPTVHVDKYTTDCGAEYLLVTPGNSLYFPAVDFIKQSVGNAGIKQGSSQVPVVVDCRYILGADFTAAKGMKTLINEFSSRKQGLYFYNPRSDVVTVLKGACGDEFQYVSTQEELSYLLSTVQDKPQFLEQTHDKLHASLMLNNSEMIHRNARGSCHELSEVTSTLLHATAS; encoded by the exons ATGGCTACTGAAGCTGATcgttggaaaaataaaaattgcaccgATCGGCTACGTAAATTAGCATCGAGACGCGTGCCGATTCTAGCATGGTTGCCGAAATACAACTCGGAAAAATTCCTTAGCGATGTTATAGCCGGCATAACAGTCGGTCTTACCGTTATGCCACAAGGACTCGCATATGCGACTCTGGCTGGTCTGGAACCTCag TATGGTCTTTACTCTGCATTTATGGGCGCGATAGTGTACGTGATATTTGGATCCTGTAAGGATATTACTATCGGCCCTACCGCGCTCATGGCACTCATGACTCATGACTATGTCCAGGGAAGAAATGCTGATTTCGCCATACTTCTGGCATTCTTATCCGGTTGCCTGCAATTGCTAATGGCATGCTTACGATTAg GTGTACTTATAGACTTTATCTCGATACCAGTTACCGTGGGTTTTACTTCAGCGACGTCCGTCATAATCGTTGCTTCACAACTGAAAGGATTGTTAGGTTTAAAGATTTCGTCTCAAGGATTCGTggatactttaattaaagtctTTCAAAATATCGGTGACACGAGTTTATGGGACACTGGAATGAGTCTCTCTTGTATTGCAATTCTATTGCTGTTTAGG AAAATGAAGGATGTCAAGTTGCATGCCATCGGCAAGAAGTCGACGAATTATCAGCGTATAATCAAGAAATCGATATGGTTGATCTCTACGGCGCGGAACGCGATTGTTGTTGTCATTTGCTCGGTTATTGCTTACAAATACGACTCGTCCGAGTCTGAATCTCCGTTCATTCTCACTGGTCCAGTGAGATCTGGTCTTCCACCGTTTGGCCTGCCACCTTTTTCTACACAGATAAATAATCAGACTTTTACTTTCACGCAAATGTGTTCAGAATTGGGTACTTCTATAATACTAGTGCCGATAATAGCAGTGCTCGGCAACGTAGCCATAGCTAAGGCCTTCATGAATGAGGGCAAAGTTGATGCTTCCCAAGAACTTCTGACGCTCGGAATCTGTAACGTTCTTGGGTCTTGCGCGAGTTCTATGCCGGTTACAGGATCGTTCAGTAGATCAGCGGTGAATCATGCCAGCGGCGTTAAGACTCCAATGGGCGGATTATACACCGGAATTCTAATCTTACTGGCCCTTAGTCTGCTCACGCCATATTTCTATTACATCCCAAAAG CTTCATTATCGGCCGTAATTATTTGTGCGGTAATATACATGATTGAGTACGAGGTTGTGAAACTGATGTGGAAATCGAGCAAAAAGGATCTCGTACCGATGtttgttacttttttgttttgtctCCTCATTGGTGTGGAATACGGTATTTTATCGGGGGTCGGCATAAATCTGATGTTCCTGTTGTATCCCTCTGCAAGACCTACAGTTCACGTCGACAAATACACA actGACTGTGGTGCAGAATACTTACTGGTTACTCCAGGAAACAGCTTGTATTTCCCGGCTGtcgattttataaaacaatcgGTTGGTAACGCTGGTATAAAGCAAGGATCTAGTCAAGTACCGGTCGTCGTTGATTGTAGATATATTTTAGGAGCGGACTTTACAGCTGCTAAg GGAATGAAAACATTGATTAATGAATTTAGTAGTCGCAAACAGGGATTGTATTTCTACAATCCAAGATCAGATGTGGTTACAGTTTTGAAAGGTGCTTGCGGTGATGAATTCCAATATGTTTCAACTCAAGAGGAGCTCTCTTATCTGTTATCGACAGTTCAAG ataaaccACAATTTCTTGAGCAAACACATGACAAACTACATGCatctttaatgttaaataactcTGAAATGATTCATAGAAATGCGCGTGGTTCCTGCCATGAATTAAGTGAAGTCACGAGTACACTTCTACATGCAACTGCAAGTTGA
- the Mwh gene encoding transcriptional regulator ATRX isoform X2, producing the protein MAPNAEEELLVVKPWGPQPEKERLRPPTYNAEDYAIALRRWGRRPLGTVQDSQGTLPSTTSSSSGYASGSGEMTLRQFTSVSELLNKLRADLRLAFPSFVQEFASPPADGITLLLETLRGVQLAQSSPPSSGQTGPRIGTRRAALDELGCVECLAACGERCADAPRLLVQAQPGLLALAVCLTSSLNRSRVLALQLLTKVCQAPGGHAAVSEAVSTLRLKYGEGGRFRFLAGALLAPRAAIALRVAGVSFLNAFLKSAPRTQTKLYIQAEACEAGLEPQVLQEWLREFDGREEDALTDLLHKEVQKWTHNCVDVDALQRRVTRAEETCRMLSKKVSLLQMQLEKRNDCSVEERDKSGSTILITAKSPKVSSNGEDEGISSSERSSSPENTKHQVRTGRQKGSPTQSNDQETTIDDVIEELRIIVKDAEEEFSDKTQELNRRANNGQETVRNEQKSDKSELYRSNSKVSLNNSENCVYDKVSKDQYADVKKSSPNAIQNQTKGEQVTYFGNDHDYSTDSDTKSPGGPRKTSKSSMEGSVKIVVKGPDVEEAIVPAILHPQPPRRAPPCLSAILAARHCDFADHAEMYNSHDEEVEEETLGDGSDSLLSASKLKYNSKHQIYDGQIRGINDGEDHLQKHTKSDAILISSNRIDLKLGKSLDDLRHFGDNETKSRKTLRGYEVSKAKITDVRPINGYRQLDSVPKGFETSSGRSADQRTIHRHSSKYRSEIEKRKYLRRSASHDYLESNVSSPQSRRSGSRVECRIRKFESLNSFDEHRSLQNYERSYESENPVKQEPASLLIDSSRYKMRRSESFHHISYHGSKKDQCSSKGESDSGLFYITDFNLKPVVTRRPRSIDAPKSPSLITKSLDRIDEGLDSMVDIVITQEQSQWKGDKRQSKATKSRDDKQPTRSRAIRPDDFCGNSSEFDQQGRRDNLVSKNRHIKNDELYHVNNKQIKSDEFYEEQKTREWNYHNELNYAKSKGETNLDDSPVILSKNSLRHNSFCQTDKVGNKFSGRPNESGIFAGRTYDTFGLGKSRFNAGKYSGNQQIKENPISRRNTTSSLIGKRGKVTDVVSGLY; encoded by the exons ctTCGTGCAGGAGTTTGCATCTCCGCCTGCGGACGGGATTACTTTGCTGCTGGAGACCTTACGTGGGGTTCAATTGGCCCAAAGCTCACCGCCGAGTTCAGGGCAAACCGGGCCCAGAATTGGCACCAGAAGGGCCGCCCTGGACGAATTGGGCTGCGTGGAATGCTTGGCGGCGTGCGGCGAACGGTGTGCCGACGCGCCACGGCTGCTGGTTCAGGCGCAGCCCGGACTCCTGGCACTCGCGGTTTGTCTGACCAGCAGTCTGAACCGGTCCCGAGTTCTGGCCCTTCAG CTTTTGACGAAAGTGTGTCAAGCACCAGGTGGACACGCGGCTGTCTCGGAAGCGGTATCGACCCTGAGACTCAAATACGGGGAAGGAGGAAGGTTCCGATTTTTAGCCGGCGCTCTTTTGGCTCCAAGAGCAGCTATCGCATTAAGGGTTGCAGGCGTTTCGTTTCTGAATGCTTTCCTCAAATCTGCACCACGCACGCAGACGAAACTGTACATCCAG gCTGAGGCCTGCGAAGCTGGTTTAGAGCCGCAGGTACTTCAGGAATGGTTGAGGGAGTTCGATGGACGCGAGGAGGACGCTTTAACCGATTTACTGCACAAGGAAGTTCAGAAATGGACGCATAACTGCGTCGACGTGGACGCTCTGCAACGTAGGGTGACGCGCGCGGAGGAAACCTGCAGGATGCTCAGCAAAAAGGTATCGCTTCTGCAGATGCAGCTTGAGAAGCGGAATGACTGCAGCGTGGAAGAGCGCGACAAGTCCGGGTCAACGATCCTTATTACCGCGAAAAGCCCGAAAGTATCCTCGAACGGCGAGGACGAGGGTATCAGCTCCTCGGAGAGATCTAGCAGTCCCGAAAATACGAAGCATCAGGTGAGGACCGGCCGGCAGAAGGGCTCGCCTACGCAAAGCAACGATCAAGAGACGACGATAGACGACGTGATCGAAGAGCTGAGGATCATAGTGAAGGACGCCGAGGAGGAGTTCAGCGACAAAACTCAGGAACTGAACCGTCGTGCTAACAACGGCCAAGAAACCGTCCGCAACGAACAGAAATCAGATAAAAGTGAATTGTACCGATCGAATTCGAAAGTCTCGTTGAACAACTCCGAGAACTGCGTGTATGATAAGGTATCCAAAGATCAGTATGCGGACGTGAAAAAATCGAGTCCGAACGCGATTCAAAATCAAACGAAGGGCGAGCAGGTGACCTACTTCGGCAACGATCACGACTACAGCACAGACTCGGACACGAAGAGCCCCGGCGGGCCGCGCAAAACGTCCAAGTCGTCGATGGAAGGTAGCGTTAAGATCGTCGTGAAGGGTCCTGACGTGGAGGAGGCGATAGTGCCGGCGATTCTACATCCGCAGCCTCCGCGGCGGGCACCGCCGTGCTTATCGGCCATCCTGGCCGCCAGGCACTGCGACTTCGCCGATCACGCGGAGATGTACAACTCTCACGACGAGGAAGTCGAGGAAGAAACCCTGGGTGACGGCAGCGATTCGCTGCTGAGTGCCTCGAAGCTCAAGTATAACAGCAAACATCAGATCTACGACGGACAGATAAGGGGTATCAACGATGGTGAAGATCATTTGCAGAAGCATACTAAGAGCGACGCTATATTGATAAGCTCGAATCGCATCGACCTTAAGCTCGGAAAAAGCCTCGACGATCTGCGCCACTTCGGTGATAATGAGACGAAGAGTCGAAAGACGTTGAGAGGCTACGAGGTCTCGAAAGCGAAAATTACGGATGTCAGACCGATCAACGGTTACAGGCAGCTCGACTCCGTTCCGAAAGGTTTTGAGACGTCCTCCGGGCGATCGGCCGACCAACGGACGATCCATCGGCACAGCTCCAAGTACAGAAGCGAGATAGAGAAGAGGAAGTACCTACGTCGCTCGGCTAGTCACGATTATCTCGAGTCGAACGTGTCCAGCCCGCAGTCGAGACGGTCGGGTAGCAGGGTGGAGTGTCGCATCAGGAAGTTCGAGAGTTTGAATTCTTTCGACGAGCACCGTAGCCTGCAGAATTACGAGAGATCGTACGAGTCGGAGAATCCCGTCAAGCAGGAACCGGCGTCGCTCCTGATCGATTCCTCCAGATACAAAATGCGCAGATCGGAATCCTTTCATCACATCTCTTATCACGGGTCAAAGAAAGATCAATGCTCGTCAAAGGGAGAAAGCGACAGTGGTCTTTTCTACATCACGGACTTTAATCTGAAGCCTGTTGTTACGAGGCGACCGCGGTCGATCGACGCGCCGAAGTCACCGAGTCTGATAACGAAGTCTCTGGACCGAATTGACGAGGGTCTAGATTCGATGGTCGACATTGTTATTACGCAAGAGCAAAGCCAATGGAAAGGGGATAAGCGTCAGTCAAAGGCGACCAAATCGCGCGATGACAAGCAGCCGACGAGATCGAGGGCAATCAGACCGGACGACTTCTGCGGCAACTCTTCGGAGTTTGATCAACAGGGAAGGCGGGATAATCTCGTTTCTAAAAACAGACATATCAAGAATGACGAGCTGTATCACGTTAacaataaacaaataaaaagtgaCGAATTTTACGAGGAGCAAAAAACTCGCGAATGGAATTACCATAACGAgttaaattatgcaaaaagcAAGGGCGAAACTAACTTGGATGACTCACCCGTGATATTGTCGAAAAATAGCTTGAGACACAATTCTTTTTGTCAGACAGACAAAGTCGGCAATAAGTTTTCAGGCAGACCGAACGAATCGGGAATTTTTGCCGGACGTACATACGACACATTCGGTCTTGGAAAGAGTCGTTTTAACGCCGGCAAATATTCAGGAAATCAGCAGATTAAAGAGAATCCAATTAGTCGAAGAAACACAACGTCCTCGTTGATTGGGAAACGTGGAAAAGTAACAGACGTTGTTTCCGGTCTTTATTGA